The genomic interval ttatatctctgtgtgatcatctctgttattaagcgcgatctcttcctgattaatgttaacagttgttttactagtcgcgaccaactgtcaaaattagatgtgttttctcaggtatgtgtatacacataccaggttttcttactacttcacgtgatttcgaccgatttgtaatgcacgtttttctacggagcacagcgagtgccacgcttttgaaatgggtagaaggaatcgatatacaaatgcataaaaagattcggtttgccaaaaggaacgcattattcaaaacggtacaaggacagtagttgttcaggaaggaagcaagaaaaaaatatatatttctatgtaaaactatgatttctagagtcgtctgcacaaaactcatttaaatcttgttattgatgagcaatatctccttttatcacaatgatttctacccagccaaacctatttctttatatttatttacaattaatatgtccactgcaatttctttcaatttgagatggtttaaaattttccgtttggttatagcaaaattgttaagcccttgaaatagaatggtgactcttattatccaccatacctggatttttaaaaagtagttcagtttagttatttttagatttttttaaggaaaattatcaaaaaaatgcagttgaataataactcatttgttgttttatggcaataattttctgtgaaatgttgctaacttgaccttgtatatgtatatagctttgtatttattcaacttacggtagtgcatatccttcctaactttatattgagattttgtaaataagtgttcaaatgtattggttttaaacaaaaatattaataaagcaaaagaatattgaatgtcaaaaatatgtgtttgttattctctccgtctttacctttaaaatgatatatagtttgaccatattgtaccacattgaatgaagaaaaaccaaatcaaagttttaatgaattttatccctcccatgaaccttaacgaCAGTCCCTTAACATAATGTTCAATACCATTCAATGCTCTCTAAAAGACGGACTGAAGACTATAAACATACCCGCCTCCTGGCTAAACTTTTGTACATTATTATTTCGAATTATTACGCACGCACACATAATAAACCATTGATCTACTGTTCACCTAAAGGTTTCATCGAGATCGGCGGCTACGAGGTGACGGTGAAGAAGTACTTTGAGGCGTGGCCGAACACCACGCGGCTCAACTACGGCTCCACGAACTACTCATACTGGAAGTGCGGCATCCCGCCGGCGAACTCCATGAACCTCATCCGCAGTGCCGACGACGGCAGTCTGCCCTGGCCCGGCATTATGTTCGGACTGACCATCTCGTCCATTTGGTACTGGTGCTCCGATCAGGTACATgagagtcgcgttctgggaaatctgggcttaatgaatTAAGCATTTAGTGTCTTTTCAGAGTGGCATGTGCGGAACAATCATGGTCGACATTTCGCCCAATTGGATTTTCGCCAATAAGATAttttcttttaatgaaaaaataccataaacgcggaaagtttcgtccgCGTTAATCCTCTCCGGACTGTACAGGCAAATACAAGACACGTTAAGCCTATTCATGAAACTCCGTTTTCCAGAATCGAGACTCATCAATATTTcagttgtttatataaataattcaaaaacatGCACGGTTGCATAATAAACTCAATTCGCTTTGaaacttttgcaaaaaaaaacgctAAAAATAAAACTTAAGGGCGGGGTTAACAGTGATTTTGCAACTGGAACATTTATATTGTTCCTTCAAACCTCTGTGGCAGAAACGGGAGAGAGCTTTATATTCTCACAGATATTTCCGTGATTGCGCATGCACGAAATGTGAACATCCACGCAATCAAGTTGAAGTTTTTTCACGACACGAAACAAGAATAAGACGACCAATGCCTTTTATTACTATACACATAATGGATATGTATTTTACAAGTGAGCAATATCTGAATATGTAACCTTTAATCTGCTTCATAGAAAATTGACGAATTATGCATGTGTTCGTTTATCTAATGGTGCCTTATTTCTGCTCGCCCATGATTCAACGTAACTCATCAACGACGCATTTCCCATCGCGTCTCCTAGATGATTGTGCTCGCGTCTCCTAGGTTATTATGCTCGCGTCTCCAAGGTGATTGTGCTTTAATCTCCTAAGTGATTGTGCTCGCGTCTCCTATGTGATTGTGCTCGAGTCTGCAAGGTGATTGTGCTCGTGTCTCATATGTGAAAGCGCTCGTGTCTCCTATGTGATTGTTCTCGTGTCTTCTTGGTGAGTGTTCTCGCGTCTCATAGGTGATTGTGCTATTGTCTCCTAGGTGATTTTGCTCGTGTCTCTTAGGTGATTGTACTCGCGTCTTCTAGGTGATTGTGCTCGTGTCTCCTATGTGATTGTGCTCGTGTCTTCTATGTGATTTTGCTCGTGTCTCTTAGGTGATAGTGCTCGTGTCTCATGTGTGACTTTTCTCGTGTCTCCTAAATGATTGTGCTCGTGCCTTTAAGGTGATAGTGCTCGTGTCTTCTAGATGATTTTATTCTCATGTCTCCTAGATGATTGTGTTCGTGTCTTATAGATGATTGTGTTCGTGTCTCGTTGATGATTATGCTCGTGTCTCTTATGTGATTGTTCTCGTGTCTCTATGTGATTGTACTCATTTCTCCTATGTGATTGTGCTCTTGTCGCTAAGGTGATTGCGTCATTGTCTCCTAGGTGATTGTGCTCGTGTCTCCTAGGTAATTGTGCTCTTGTCTCATAGGTGATTGTGCTCATGTCTCGTGGGTGATTGTATCGTGTCTCCTAGGTGATTGTGCTCATGTTTCCTAGGTGATTGTGTTCGTGTCTTATAGATGATTGTGTTTGTGTCTCCTAGGTGATTGTTCTCATATCTCAGtggcccagataattatttgggaaatagggttttcaccctttgattttgaaaaatagggtgatttcattcttgaaatagggtgaactgagttataaaacgacggattaagtcagattgaaaacgcatgtatgtcgtcgtaaattatttggtcagacgctttattttactacgaaatctagtccgcagagcgttttatttactttgactgtttcttgctccaacatccaggtgcttgctgaatgaaagcacCGCCTCGTTACGATAATACTTCACAAGAGAAATACCGAAAATGAGAAAAGTATTTTCGATCGAAGCCATTGTATTGTGCGCATCCCATTTGACAAGTTTgcgtcaaattggttgcgttttcaatacgcatgatattgtatttctttgcgtttttaaacattttaatagggtaaaagacgcagatacgcagcttatctgggtcACTGATATCTCATAGGTGATTGTGCTCGTGTTTCCTAGGTGATTGTACAGCGCACCCTGGCGGCAAAAGACATGCACCATGCCAAGGCGTCCACGATATTCGCCGGGTACCTGAAGTTCCTGCCCCTCTGGCTGCTCGTGTTTCCGGGAATGATCTCCAGGATAATGTTCCCAGGTACGTACACGTGTTGTAACATCTAAAACAAAGGAAAGAACGTGATCCCTACAGGTTTCGCATTTGCTAATGCGGGAGGGGTCACACCGGTTCGCTAGGTGTCACGTATTTCGCCAACGTTAAAAAACAAGTCTTGACATATGTGCATATAGAAGGAAACATCTTGGTTATGCAGAATCTTTATATGAAAGTGATTTTTCATCGATGTATTCCCGTTTTGCTTGAAATTTTGTCAAAGCCTTGCTCAAAGAGAtactctttctgggaaaactgggcttaatgcatgtgcgtccgcACATTCTAATTAGgatcgacactttccgcttttatgtccctgattagcctatgcggatttggcaggctaatcagggacgacacttcacgagcatgaattaagcccagatttcccggAAAGAAGCTTGAGCATGAAACCCGTTGATCATCTATAGACAAATAACAGAATTGTACTTGTACACCTATTCCATAAAAAGCACAGAAATAAGTcccataaatataatattgatatgATTTCAAATGCAGACGATATTTATCAGATATGCGTAAAATCTTAATTGTTTCGAATATAACGATATTTATCTGCAAATAAACaactatgtttattttttatcattgccTTTAAACAAAACGTGCTTGAAACAGGGCGTATCTGTGTATAGTAAGGGTATTTATTGGACGATTAACAGCGATACATTCGAGAGTAGTTTTGTTTAGCGTTCTTGTTCACAGACAGATCTAATGCCATTTTTTGACGATTGCCATTTATGCCTTAAATCGATAGAATTAATAATCGAAAACAAAATGCAAGAGAATATTAATAATATGAGCCGCGATCTGGGataacggggctaaatgcatttgcgcaaagtgtcatcccatattagcccgtgcagtcagtccacacaggctaatcaggtacaaaactttccactttaatatatttttgttgtttaaaaaagtctcttctaaacgaaacaAAGTCTAGGCGAAGGGGCAAGACACTACACACTTGCATATAGCTCCCTTTTCCCAGAAAGCAACTGATGTAgtcatattttgtttaagtacGCGCCTTTCAGGATTCGAATCTGAATCCTTTGATTAAAGGTCTTTATGTCATCTGGACTGTTATATACCTAAAATTTCAGCGCATGTTTTATACTTAGTATAGGCGACCCACGTGTTAGGGCAAACATTAACAACAGAAACACTTTGTAATGGTATCGATTCCGAAGAATTGTGCTTGTAAAAGAAAATGGGATTTCAGTGCTTTCTTTTTAACTGtaattttgacaagttcttttAAGTGATACCTATCCCATATCGTGTGCTTTACTCACAACTCCCGCTTCAGACGAGGTGGGGTGCGCAGACCCGGACGTGTGCGAGAAGGTCTGTAACAGCCGGAAGGGCTGCACCAACATCGCCTTCCCGCGACTCGTGCTCAAGGTCATGCCCACCGGTCTCAAAGGTAAACATAGCAACGGGAATATGTGTTGTGCGAACGCTATAGCCCCGTTTTTAGTTAGCGGGCTCGTGTATCGATTTTATTTCGGACACACTacaaatgtcatgtttttttagtatttttccGTTGTTTGAGCCCAGTGATCTAGTGTAATATATCCCCTATCACAAAAGCCGTACGCATGCTTAAAGCATTGTCCCACTCTTTTATGGGATTGATTTAACTACATTCTCTATTTCTAAATACCATTTCCGTCTTTTTTAAATTCTCGTTTTCCAAActcttattaaaatgtttaatatactcAACTTCGAAAGCCAGTGCATTAGTTTCCTACATTTTCCACCCAATTCACTTTTTTAGTAACAGGGATATTGTGCCCTCAACGTTAATGCTCCACTCCATGTCTCTCTAGGCCGAATCCTGGCGGATGCCGGCGCTGATCTCCCCTACGACGTCAGTGTTATATACACCAACCTTAAGAGTGTATTCTACATCCCGTCTCCACTAGGTCAAATATACACCAATATATAGTGTTAATTCTACATCCGCTCACCCATAGGTCTATTATACACCGACAGTAAGTGTTTATTCTACATCCCGTCTCCTCCAGGTCTGATCCTGGCGGTAATGATGTCGGCTCTCATCTCATCTCTGACGTCAGTGTTCAACAGCAGCAGCACCATCTTCACCATGGACATTTGGCGTCGTATACGCAAGCACGCCACAGACATCGAGCTCATGATCGTCGGCAGGTGAGCGCCGCTATCGGCTTAGAATGCAAAAAGTTGTACCGCCGAGtttgtataatttttgtttttacataGTGCTACGTACTATTCGCCGATTgttctacatgtatatacaaagaaCACACGTATCATTTTTAACTACTGTATCCTACTATCTATCTAGCAAACCGTCGGGCCTCTGTGTGCATCTTCGTTAACTATACACCTATACGCGTATGCACACGCCCCGAATGTGTAACAAACACGTTTTGTTGTGCTGTATATAAAGATATACTTTTCACTAAGCTACTAACACTTTCGTAAACAAACGGaaactatttttaattaattgaagaTTTAGATTCTGGATCAGTTAAAAGCTACTAACAGTGTTTACAAATTCATTAAATGAATCGTAACAAATACTAGTATTTACTTTTAGAAAATGAACAATCTCTTATTATAAGtcttaaattattaaatgtatttataaatgcaaGAACCGAATAGCTGATATATAAACAGAAACAATGTCACAACGATGTAAATTCTAGCTTTTTTCAGATTTACATCCTGCCTTGTCATTTCTTTTCCTTGGTATATCTAACCGCAATTATCTTTACAATGCATTGAAACACTTGACAAGTAGTATCCTTTTCAGATTCAATTAAGGATATTTGTggggaaaaaaaagaaacaatatccAGATGCATGTCGTTCATAAAGTAGAGCATCCTAAAGGCGATTATTATCtataataaaataaacttttCAGAACAAACACTTGTATCGCTATTTAGAATTAGTACCCCAACTTTGGTCCGCGAtcatgttacatgtatatttaataaaaaatagtgCTTAAACGATTACCAAATAAAAAAGGAATCGGCGGGTCAGTATTATACCATATTTCATATAATCTGCACACAGTTATCCATCGTATATTCAGCACAAATTCATCAATCGTATTGCCACCACTAAACCATACATTATGTTATTAACATTTTGTTATCCGTCGTATATTCAGCACTCAATGACCCATCTGGTAGCCAGCAATAAATCAGTCATCGTTAATCATCACTAAATTATCCATCTTATAATCAGCACTAAATCACCCATCGAATAGGTAGCACTAAATCACCAATCGTTCAGCTAGCAGTAAGTCATCTTTCGTTTAGCTAGCACTTAGTCATCCATCGTGCAGCTAGCACTAAATCGCACATCAATCGTATAAACAGCACTAAATCATCCATCATATATCCAGCAATAAATTACGCATCTTCATGTATATCAAGCACTTAATCACAAATATTATATTCAGCACTTAAGCACACGTCATGCCACTTAATCACAGATAAAAAACTTTCCTTGGTCGTCAGGGTGTGCgtgttggtgatggtggtggtctCCGTGGTGTGGATCCCCATCGTGCAGAACTTCGGCGAGCTGTTCCACTACATTCAGGCGATCACGAGCTTCTTGGCGCCGCCCATTTGTGCGGTTTACCTGCTCGCCATCTTCTGGAAACGTACTAACGAGCCGGTACGTCGGCCATTACGTTACTTACGAACATGAACGTCGGCCATTAAGTTTGCTGCGTTATGGACGTTATTTGTACAGTGCACCTAAATAGGCATAGCGTTTGTTTCATTGCACAGTCAATCATTTTGTACATTTTACAATTGTATGCAAGGCACTCAACGATTATGCTAGtatattttgtaacattattTGATTACATTATGATTTCTTAATAAGTGATTTTATGAATGTAGTTGGTTAGAAAATATCTTTGTATTACGTTGTTCATGGATGAATATATCTTTTGAATGACAGTATCCTTATAATATCAATCTGCGAGCAGTGACTGATTTTGCTAGAAATTGTCTCCACCTATATTGTAGTCACTGCATAAGGCTTAATATATATCCAAGTGCTTAAATCTACCTTAGTGTGCGTTATGTGGTCGGATTAACTCCGGTGACGTATGCTACATGTTGACAACCAAGCCCTTTTTATTCGTAGAGTGGAATCCATGAGCCTCTATTGATGCCTAGTTAGGACTCGCACAACACGAAGAACTGTTAATTCAAATTCATTCTGCTTTATAATACGAAGCTTTTCCACAACGAACACTGATAACATACGGGGCCCCGCGTGACTAGTAAAAAAATAACTCCCTATTGTGTTATGTTCTCTCAAGTTCTCTAGACTTtttgttcgttttcaaaattGCCTTCCCATAAATTGTGTATGTCATTATTTATAACTGACCTTATCTACATCGAAGTTATCCTCTTCGATGGCCCATACTCGTTGTGATTTGCTGCTGTGCTTCGCTTCGGTcctggtctgaacatttgttcgaCTTGCGTGCGTCTGTATTCCACCGCACTACGCATCACTATACAACATTTAACCCGTGTTAACCACGTTTCCGTTTGTAGGGCGCTTTCTGGGGTCTAATGGTCGGCCTAGTGACGGGGTTGGTGCGGTTCGCCTGGGAGTATTCGTACAGCGTGCCGCCTTGCGGGGAGGAGGCTAAAGACACCAGGCCCAGCATCATCAAAGACGTCCACTACCTGCACTTCGGCTGTATTCTATTCGGCATCTGCGTCATCGTCACCGTGGTGATCAGTCTGCTTACTAAGCCTATCGATGATATACACGTAAGGATTAAGCTAGATCCAGGGTTTCGAGCCCCCGAACGACTGATCGATACAAATCTTGCTCGGAAAATCTATTCGACTATTTCCGTTGTAAAATGGCCAGTTATGCATTCCGAACTCATtgtagaatatttatttttagctattTTATTAATGTGCCAACTTATAAAGAG from Dreissena polymorpha isolate Duluth1 chromosome 1, UMN_Dpol_1.0, whole genome shotgun sequence carries:
- the LOC127852685 gene encoding sodium/glucose cotransporter 4-like, encoding MATVLHWGDILVILGYFLAVILVGLWSSCRNRGSVEGYFLAGRSMHWIPVGASLFASNIGSGHFVGLAGSGASNGIGIAVFELNAIFILMLLGWLFVPVYIASGVFTMPEYLKLRFGGQRIRIYLAGLALILYVFTKISADLYSGALFMTEAVTMNLYLAVIILLVVSAVFTIGGGLTAVIWTDFAQVVIMVAGAFVLMIMSFIEIGGYEVTVKKYFEAWPNTTRLNYGSTNYSYWKCGIPPANSMNLIRSADDGSLPWPGIMFGLTISSIWYWCSDQVIVQRTLAAKDMHHAKASTIFAGYLKFLPLWLLVFPGMISRIMFPDEVGCADPDVCEKVCNSRKGCTNIAFPRLVLKVMPTGLKGLILAVMMSALISSLTSVFNSSSTIFTMDIWRRIRKHATDIELMIVGRVCVLVMVVVSVVWIPIVQNFGELFHYIQAITSFLAPPICAVYLLAIFWKRTNEPGAFWGLMVGLVTGLVRFAWEYSYSVPPCGEEAKDTRPSIIKDVHYLHFGCILFGICVIVTVVISLLTKPIDDIHMPRLTFWSRFSKEHREDITVDELQATTGGPQICGSDGDYASQPWYNKAGQWICGIEKHDAPVLTPEEKEAIKRKQESIHETRWWKIFLNVNAIFLMTLAVFLWGFYA